A genomic segment from Roseibium algicola encodes:
- a CDS encoding TerB family tellurite resistance protein, whose amino-acid sequence MHILLAALGILAAGAFWIYRVRRVADNTRVVLDAAQDIKAAARRFGFRTRANQHPAEGVDDPRVSAAALLVLVADTDGGISRAEQDMILEQLQSVFAMPAGEVEELFQFAKWLANQSSNPDDMIRRLIKRTVNLGGRDTLPDLIRMVSAVGKADTGTLTDDTQQVIERLKQLNA is encoded by the coding sequence TTGCATATTCTGCTTGCAGCTCTTGGCATTTTAGCCGCTGGCGCTTTTTGGATCTATCGAGTTCGCAGGGTCGCCGACAACACCAGGGTGGTGCTTGATGCTGCTCAAGACATCAAGGCAGCCGCACGGCGTTTCGGTTTCAGGACACGAGCAAACCAGCACCCGGCGGAAGGTGTCGATGACCCTCGTGTTTCGGCTGCAGCTCTGCTGGTCCTCGTCGCCGATACCGATGGCGGCATTTCCAGAGCCGAACAGGATATGATCCTGGAACAGCTTCAGTCGGTGTTTGCAATGCCTGCCGGTGAAGTGGAGGAACTGTTCCAGTTTGCCAAATGGCTCGCCAATCAGAGCAGCAATCCGGACGACATGATCCGGCGCCTCATCAAACGTACGGTAAATCTTGGCGGCCGCGACACTCTGCCAGATTTGATCCGCATGGTCAGTGCGGTGGGAAAGGCCGACACCGGAACCCTTACAGACGACACCCAACAAGTGATCGAGCGTCTCAAACAACTGAATGCCTGA
- the amt gene encoding ammonium transporter produces MSRAAYTRSVLCGAGILVAGPAVAAQTMELATFQKSLDMVWVLFAAGLVLLMQVGFMLLEAGLVRSKNSINVAQKNLLDLAVSVLIFAVFGFSLAFGAGGSWFAGFDTRLFGLSDLDPWGLTIFAFQVMFCGTAATIISGAVAERMRLSAYIWCSVLTAGLIYPVFAHWAWGQALFSDATAMLANIGFVDFAGSTVVHGTGAWIALAACVILGPRSGRFGVDGRAYRIQGHSSVLATSGALILFVGWLGFNGGSTLAASWHVPMILANTVLAAAAGTGAGYLLGRQKDKVILPENSISGLLGGLVAVTAGCHLLTPVGALVIGAAGGAVAIFGAVLLERVLKIDDPVGAISVHGFSGVAGTLGLALLAPADQLPLGAHLPQFLVQFTGALACFVWSFGSGWLVLSVLNKMQPIRLDLASEDLGLNEAEHGTRLGIGHVEDALDRLIAGKADLSMRLEVAKGDDSERLTRLFNALMDTVQNEEQAHNRAADAKRTREEAERLSALANATFDAIVISVDGRILDGNKTFEDLIGYPIDELEMRGLYEFVDNELAGTLEEHLVKAEKEPREVTLINRSGERVPVEIRTRVISYRGIPTRVSALVDLRERKKAEAQILHLAQHDPLTDLPNRAVFNAELKQTIGKCKQHGMSAALLIIDLDRFKDINDLHGHPVGDIVIRVTAERLRHSCRHGDTVSRLGGDEFAIIQNGIQFANQAEDMAMRLVKSLSEPIDCGHGLILKPGASIGVALMTGYDAEDQVISNADIALYNAKNGGRHTYCVFQPGMGDEVRQRRALEKDMNTALSAGEFELFFQPRMCLASARIVSYEALIRWNHPERGLVSPAEFIPVAEASGQIVPIGKYVLAEALRIASSTITTASISINVSPVQFRDRDFVDDVRRAIETSGVPAERIELEITENTLIEDDARALAVLTRLKEIGVKIALDDFGVGYSSLSYLSRFPFDCIKIDRSFVSEAQRNYGSLAIIETVVRLGKALKMRVVAEGVEDTEKLCLLAQRGCHEAQGYLIGMPAPTSKLVRSIPEEVSEALDRLKFGGLQVFEAANQKNLAS; encoded by the coding sequence ATGAGCCGGGCGGCATACACTAGATCCGTTCTCTGCGGTGCCGGTATTCTGGTGGCGGGGCCTGCAGTGGCCGCGCAGACAATGGAGCTGGCGACTTTCCAGAAGAGCCTGGACATGGTCTGGGTGCTGTTTGCAGCCGGGCTGGTTTTGTTGATGCAAGTTGGTTTCATGTTGCTGGAAGCTGGCCTCGTCCGTTCCAAGAATTCGATCAACGTTGCCCAGAAGAACCTTCTCGATCTCGCCGTCTCCGTTCTGATCTTTGCGGTCTTTGGCTTTTCGCTGGCATTCGGCGCCGGCGGAAGCTGGTTTGCGGGATTTGACACGCGGCTGTTCGGTCTGTCCGACCTTGATCCCTGGGGCCTGACCATCTTCGCCTTCCAGGTCATGTTCTGCGGTACGGCGGCAACAATCATTTCCGGTGCGGTGGCTGAACGCATGCGCCTTTCGGCGTATATCTGGTGTTCCGTGCTGACTGCCGGGCTGATCTATCCTGTGTTTGCGCATTGGGCCTGGGGACAGGCGCTGTTTTCAGATGCCACGGCAATGCTTGCCAACATCGGCTTTGTCGATTTCGCCGGGTCAACGGTGGTCCATGGCACGGGCGCATGGATCGCGCTGGCTGCCTGTGTGATCCTGGGGCCGAGATCCGGCCGCTTCGGAGTCGACGGGCGGGCCTATCGCATTCAGGGCCACAGTTCCGTTCTTGCAACGTCTGGTGCGTTGATCCTTTTTGTCGGCTGGCTCGGCTTCAACGGCGGCTCCACACTTGCCGCCTCCTGGCATGTGCCGATGATCCTTGCCAACACCGTTCTTGCCGCCGCGGCTGGCACCGGGGCGGGGTATCTTCTTGGCCGGCAGAAAGACAAGGTCATTCTGCCGGAAAACTCGATCTCGGGGCTATTGGGTGGCCTGGTTGCCGTCACTGCCGGTTGCCATCTTCTGACCCCGGTCGGTGCACTGGTGATCGGTGCCGCCGGTGGTGCCGTTGCCATTTTCGGTGCGGTCCTTCTGGAACGTGTCCTGAAGATTGACGATCCCGTCGGCGCAATCAGCGTACATGGATTTTCAGGCGTTGCCGGTACGCTGGGACTGGCGCTTCTGGCACCAGCAGACCAGTTGCCGCTGGGAGCTCATCTGCCGCAGTTTCTGGTCCAGTTCACCGGAGCGCTTGCCTGCTTTGTCTGGAGTTTCGGGTCCGGTTGGCTTGTCCTGTCCGTCCTGAACAAGATGCAGCCGATCCGGCTCGACCTTGCAAGCGAGGATCTTGGCCTCAACGAGGCGGAGCACGGCACGCGGCTCGGTATCGGACATGTGGAAGATGCACTTGATCGCCTGATTGCCGGCAAGGCGGACCTTTCCATGAGACTGGAAGTTGCCAAGGGTGATGATTCAGAACGCCTGACGCGACTGTTCAATGCGCTCATGGATACCGTTCAGAACGAGGAACAGGCTCACAATCGTGCCGCAGATGCCAAGCGCACGCGCGAAGAGGCTGAACGCCTGTCGGCCCTTGCCAACGCCACATTCGATGCAATCGTCATTTCGGTCGACGGACGGATCCTGGACGGCAACAAGACCTTTGAGGATCTCATCGGCTATCCGATTGACGAACTCGAGATGCGCGGACTGTACGAGTTTGTCGACAACGAACTCGCCGGCACGCTCGAGGAGCATCTGGTCAAGGCGGAAAAGGAACCGAGGGAAGTCACTCTGATCAACCGCTCCGGTGAGCGTGTGCCCGTCGAGATACGCACCCGTGTCATTTCCTATCGCGGCATTCCGACTCGCGTCTCCGCTCTGGTTGATCTCAGGGAGCGCAAGAAGGCTGAGGCACAGATCCTGCACCTTGCCCAGCACGATCCGTTGACGGACCTGCCCAATCGCGCCGTTTTCAATGCCGAGCTCAAACAGACCATCGGCAAGTGCAAGCAGCATGGTATGTCGGCAGCCCTTCTGATCATAGATCTGGACCGCTTCAAGGATATCAATGATCTGCACGGTCACCCGGTCGGTGACATCGTCATCCGGGTCACCGCAGAGCGTTTGCGCCACTCGTGCCGCCACGGCGATACCGTCTCACGCCTCGGCGGCGATGAGTTTGCGATCATCCAGAACGGCATCCAATTCGCCAATCAGGCAGAGGATATGGCCATGCGTCTGGTCAAGTCCCTGTCAGAGCCGATCGACTGTGGCCACGGGCTAATTCTGAAACCGGGAGCAAGCATCGGTGTTGCGCTGATGACCGGATACGACGCCGAAGACCAGGTCATCTCCAATGCCGACATCGCTCTTTACAACGCCAAGAACGGCGGACGGCATACCTATTGTGTCTTCCAGCCGGGCATGGGGGATGAAGTCCGCCAGCGCAGGGCCTTGGAAAAGGACATGAATACGGCACTCTCGGCGGGCGAATTCGAGTTGTTTTTCCAGCCGCGCATGTGCCTGGCATCCGCGCGTATCGTCAGCTATGAAGCGCTCATCCGCTGGAACCATCCAGAGCGTGGGCTTGTCAGTCCTGCCGAGTTCATTCCCGTCGCGGAGGCTTCCGGACAGATCGTTCCGATCGGCAAATATGTGTTGGCTGAAGCCTTGAGGATAGCCTCTTCGACAATCACGACTGCCAGCATCAGCATCAACGTCAGCCCGGTTCAGTTCCGTGATCGGGATTTTGTCGATGACGTTCGCAGAGCCATCGAAACGTCAGGTGTTCCGGCTGAGCGGATCGAACTGGAAATCACCGAAAACACCCTGATTGAAGACGACGCCAGAGCATTGGCGGTACTGACACGCCTGAAGGAAATCGGGGTGAAAATAGCGCTGGACGATTTCGGCGTCGGTTATTCGTCCCTCAGCTACCTGAGCCGCTTTCCCTTCGATTGCATCAAGATCGACCGGTCCTTCGTTTCCGAAGCACAGCGCAATTACGGTTCATTGGCGATCATCGAAACGGTGGTCAGGCTCGGCAAGGCTCTCAAGATGCGCGTCGTCGCCGAAGGCGTGGAAGACACGGAAAAGCTCTGCCTGTTGGCACAGCGCGGATGCCACGAAGCTCAGGGTTATCTGATTGGAATGCCCGCGCCGACGTCCAAACTTGTCCGGAGTATCCCGGAAGAAGTGAGTGAGGCGCTCGATCGGCTGAAGTTCGGCGGGCTGCAGGTGTTTGAAGCGGCCAACCAGAAGAACCTGGCCAGCTAA
- a CDS encoding metal-dependent hydrolase, translated as MDSLTQFVLGAAVSTALLGKKLGPRKAALIGGVLGTLPDLDVLIPYDDPIDSFVYHRGWTHSVFVHALAAPLLGEGLIRLFKGLRDCRWLAWLTVFLCLATHAGIDAMTVYGTRLFWPFYPDPVGVGSVFIIDPLYTLPLLAVVIWALFRKNWTRRFQAWMTAALVVSTGYLGLSVVLQRHVEQKAQDLFRQEGILPDKVFAIAAPFNILVWKVIGLQEDRYDNLYYSLLDDGGTPEIYTHPRHPELVSCVEDTQAFRKLDWFSRGYYRAELDDGKLVISDLRMGMTPNYVFRFAIADAQDDGFREIPPRSATGEVRVDPQDWTWLTARLKGVVAVRQAEAAVAGTGEAIAGRACALPDGTTG; from the coding sequence ATGGATTCTCTTACCCAGTTTGTTCTCGGCGCAGCCGTCTCCACAGCACTCCTTGGCAAAAAACTTGGCCCCAGAAAGGCTGCTCTTATCGGCGGTGTCCTCGGGACATTGCCGGACCTGGATGTCCTGATCCCCTATGACGATCCCATCGACAGTTTTGTCTACCATCGCGGCTGGACCCATTCGGTCTTTGTACATGCATTGGCGGCGCCATTGTTGGGTGAGGGGCTCATAAGGCTGTTCAAGGGCTTGAGGGACTGCCGCTGGCTGGCCTGGCTTACTGTCTTCCTGTGTCTTGCCACCCACGCCGGCATTGATGCGATGACGGTCTACGGCACGCGGCTGTTCTGGCCTTTTTATCCAGATCCCGTCGGCGTCGGGTCGGTGTTTATTATTGATCCGCTCTATACCCTGCCTCTTCTGGCCGTCGTGATCTGGGCTCTGTTCAGGAAAAACTGGACACGGCGCTTTCAGGCCTGGATGACGGCTGCGCTGGTGGTTTCGACCGGATATCTTGGCCTGAGCGTCGTCCTTCAGCGTCATGTCGAGCAGAAAGCGCAGGATCTGTTCAGGCAGGAAGGCATTCTTCCAGACAAGGTTTTTGCAATTGCTGCTCCCTTCAACATTCTCGTCTGGAAGGTCATCGGCCTTCAGGAAGACCGCTACGACAATCTGTATTATTCGCTTCTGGACGACGGCGGGACACCGGAGATCTATACCCATCCGCGACACCCGGAACTCGTTTCCTGTGTTGAAGATACGCAGGCCTTCCGGAAACTGGACTGGTTCAGCCGTGGCTACTACAGGGCCGAACTGGACGACGGAAAGCTTGTCATCTCCGATCTGCGCATGGGCATGACCCCGAACTATGTTTTCCGCTTTGCGATTGCCGACGCCCAGGACGATGGCTTCCGGGAGATCCCTCCACGAAGCGCAACGGGAGAGGTGAGGGTGGATCCTCAAGACTGGACGTGGCTGACTGCCCGGCTCAAGGGTGTGGTAGCGGTGCGCCAGGCGGAGGCAGCTGTTGCTGGAACTGGAGAGGCCATTGCCGGGCGGGCATGTGCGCTCCCTGATGGGACTACCGGTTAG
- the ilvD gene encoding dihydroxy-acid dehydratase, whose product MPPYRSRTSTHGRNMAGARGLWRATGMKDDDFGKPIIAIANSFTQFVPGHVHLKDLGQLVAREVEKAGGVAKEFNTIAVDDGIAMGHDGMLYSLPSREVISDAVEYMVNGHCADALVCISNCDKITPGMLNAAMRLNIPVVFVSGGPMEAGKVVLENGVAKSVDLIDAMIAAADDRMSDADVLTMEQNACPTCGSCSGMFTANSMNCLTEALGLALPGNGSTLATHADRERLFVEAGHLIVDLAKRYYEQDDESVLPRNIANFKAFENAMSLDISMGGSTNTILHLLAASHEGEIGFTIDDIDRLSKQVPVLCKVAPAVENIHMEDVHRAGGIMGILGELDRAGLLHTDLPTVHSATMKEALSRWDIRQTNSESVHNFFRAAPGGVPTQVAFSQERRWDDLDIDRKAGVIREAEHAYSKDGGLAVLYGNIAEDGCVVKTAGVDESILKFSGPARIFESQDSAVSAILTNKVKEGDVVLIRYEGPRGGPGMQEMLYPTSYLKSKGLGKACALITDGRFSGGSSGLSIGHISPEAAEGGAIGLVEEGDPIVIDIPNRVLKVDLPDSVFAERRAAMEAKGDQAWKPVEIRKRKVSTALRAYAKLTTSASKGAFRVVD is encoded by the coding sequence ATGCCCCCGTATCGTTCCAGAACATCCACTCACGGCCGCAACATGGCTGGTGCGCGCGGCCTTTGGCGCGCGACCGGCATGAAGGACGACGACTTCGGCAAGCCGATCATCGCCATCGCCAACTCCTTCACACAGTTTGTGCCGGGCCACGTCCATCTGAAGGACCTTGGCCAGCTGGTTGCCCGAGAAGTGGAAAAGGCTGGCGGTGTCGCCAAGGAATTCAACACCATCGCGGTCGATGACGGTATCGCCATGGGTCACGATGGCATGCTCTATTCGCTGCCCTCGCGCGAAGTGATTTCCGATGCGGTCGAATACATGGTCAACGGCCATTGCGCGGATGCGCTGGTCTGTATTTCCAACTGCGACAAGATTACACCGGGCATGCTGAACGCTGCCATGCGGCTCAACATTCCGGTTGTCTTCGTTTCCGGCGGGCCGATGGAAGCCGGCAAGGTGGTGCTGGAAAATGGCGTTGCCAAGTCTGTCGACCTGATCGACGCGATGATTGCCGCTGCCGACGACCGGATGTCCGATGCAGACGTTCTGACAATGGAACAGAATGCCTGCCCGACATGCGGATCCTGCTCGGGCATGTTCACGGCGAACTCCATGAACTGCCTGACGGAAGCCCTTGGTCTGGCCTTGCCGGGCAACGGCTCGACGCTGGCAACCCACGCAGATCGCGAACGGCTTTTCGTGGAAGCTGGGCATCTGATCGTCGATCTTGCTAAACGCTACTACGAGCAGGACGACGAAAGCGTGCTGCCGCGGAACATTGCGAACTTCAAGGCGTTCGAGAACGCCATGAGCCTCGATATCTCCATGGGTGGATCCACCAACACGATCCTGCACCTTCTGGCAGCGTCCCATGAAGGCGAAATCGGCTTCACGATCGATGACATCGACCGTCTGTCGAAACAGGTTCCGGTGCTCTGCAAGGTCGCGCCCGCGGTCGAAAACATCCACATGGAAGACGTCCACCGGGCGGGCGGCATCATGGGTATTCTCGGCGAACTGGACCGGGCAGGGCTGCTGCACACGGACCTTCCGACCGTCCACTCCGCAACGATGAAGGAAGCTCTTTCGCGTTGGGATATTCGCCAGACGAATTCCGAGAGCGTGCACAATTTCTTCCGGGCAGCGCCGGGCGGGGTGCCGACACAGGTTGCCTTCAGCCAGGAGCGTCGCTGGGACGATCTCGACATCGACCGCAAGGCCGGTGTCATCCGAGAAGCTGAACATGCCTACAGCAAGGACGGCGGCCTCGCCGTGCTTTACGGCAACATTGCCGAGGATGGCTGTGTGGTGAAGACTGCCGGTGTTGACGAAAGCATCCTGAAGTTTTCCGGTCCGGCTCGGATCTTCGAGAGCCAGGACAGTGCCGTCTCCGCGATCCTGACCAACAAGGTCAAGGAAGGCGACGTGGTGCTGATCCGCTACGAAGGTCCGCGCGGCGGTCCGGGCATGCAGGAAATGCTCTATCCGACCAGCTACCTGAAATCCAAGGGTCTCGGGAAAGCTTGCGCGTTGATCACCGATGGCCGTTTCTCGGGTGGGTCTTCGGGCCTGTCCATTGGCCACATTTCGCCGGAAGCTGCCGAAGGTGGTGCTATCGGACTGGTCGAGGAAGGCGATCCTATCGTGATCGATATTCCGAACCGTGTTCTGAAGGTCGATCTGCCGGATTCAGTCTTTGCCGAACGCCGCGCTGCAATGGAAGCAAAGGGCGATCAGGCCTGGAAGCCGGTCGAGATCCGCAAGCGCAAGGTTTCAACGGCACTTCGCGCCTACGCCAAATTGACCACCAGCGCTTCCAAGGGTGCCTTCCGGGTGGTCGACTGA
- a CDS encoding AraC family transcriptional regulator: MSLPSPVLQADQSSPSLDFAPLGDVLHLLRLTGTFYCNPELSAPWAIDVPDMGGQMVLLVVTEGSCLLQTEHCETISLTAGQLVLLPHGKPVVMKSDAEAVATPLFDIPAIRHSPSYETMIFDGGGAVTRMTCGVLKLDHAAAERLQQLLPPLIRLDTFAQHAGPWIYSTLKYLAEEARNPQPGGETVLTRLTDILVVQAIRAWLQSNEALETGWLAALRDPKIGRALQAFHRAPQEGWTIARLAERAGMSRSAFAARFKQLTGEGAMQYALRWRMQLARMDLRDGKRTLAEIAIGLGYESEAAFARAFKRIVGTSPGAYRRQ; this comes from the coding sequence ATGTCCTTGCCGAGCCCGGTCTTGCAAGCTGACCAATCCTCGCCTTCGCTGGATTTTGCCCCGCTTGGCGATGTGTTGCATCTTCTAAGGCTCACGGGAACCTTCTACTGCAATCCCGAACTGTCAGCTCCCTGGGCGATTGATGTTCCGGACATGGGTGGACAGATGGTTCTTCTGGTGGTGACCGAGGGGAGTTGTTTGCTGCAGACCGAGCACTGCGAGACGATTTCCTTGACCGCCGGGCAGCTTGTGCTGTTGCCGCATGGCAAGCCGGTTGTCATGAAAAGTGATGCCGAAGCTGTCGCGACGCCTCTGTTCGACATTCCTGCCATCCGCCACAGCCCGTCCTACGAAACCATGATTTTTGATGGGGGCGGGGCCGTCACCCGGATGACCTGTGGTGTGTTGAAGCTCGACCACGCGGCAGCCGAACGACTGCAGCAGCTGTTGCCCCCGCTCATAAGACTGGACACCTTCGCTCAGCACGCTGGCCCATGGATCTACAGCACGCTGAAATACCTGGCAGAAGAGGCGCGCAATCCGCAGCCGGGCGGAGAAACGGTGCTGACACGCCTGACGGATATTCTCGTCGTACAGGCGATCCGGGCGTGGCTGCAGAGCAACGAGGCACTTGAAACAGGTTGGCTTGCAGCCTTGCGCGATCCGAAGATCGGGCGGGCCCTGCAGGCCTTTCACCGGGCTCCGCAGGAAGGCTGGACCATTGCCAGATTGGCGGAAAGAGCTGGTATGTCACGTTCCGCGTTTGCCGCGCGCTTCAAGCAGCTGACCGGGGAAGGTGCCATGCAGTATGCCCTGCGTTGGCGCATGCAATTGGCACGAATGGATCTGAGGGACGGAAAGCGTACACTGGCGGAGATTGCCATCGGGCTCGGCTACGAGTCCGAAGCAGCATTTGCACGGGCCTTCAAACGAATTGTCGGGACGTCGCCGGGGGCGTATCGAAGGCAATAA
- a CDS encoding DUF4345 domain-containing protein has product MNTLSKKAALALSALTFLVIGSLIVFAPELLFSSNGITLNPSAAMMSEVRSPGVLILLACFAASMGLFYRSWETIGLLVSAALLLGYGTGRLVSLALDGMPPAPLVAAAAVELGLGCWCAAQLLASRANPPLHA; this is encoded by the coding sequence ATGAACACCCTGAGCAAAAAAGCCGCCCTCGCCCTGTCCGCCCTGACCTTTCTGGTGATCGGCTCCCTCATCGTCTTTGCGCCGGAGCTTCTGTTTTCTTCAAACGGAATAACCCTCAATCCCTCCGCGGCGATGATGAGCGAGGTTCGCTCCCCCGGCGTCCTCATCTTGCTGGCGTGTTTCGCCGCTTCGATGGGTCTTTTCTATCGTTCGTGGGAGACAATCGGATTGCTGGTGTCCGCCGCCTTGCTGCTTGGCTATGGCACAGGCCGGCTTGTCAGCCTGGCCCTCGACGGCATGCCCCCTGCACCACTTGTCGCCGCTGCCGCAGTGGAGTTGGGACTTGGCTGCTGGTGTGCCGCTCAACTGCTTGCCAGCAGGGCAAATCCCCCTTTGCACGCATAA